The sequence AGCAGTACGGCAAGGTGCACGACCGCGGCTCCTACGCCGGAGAGTCTCGGGTCTTCCGCACGGCCTATCACGAGGGCGGGCGCTACGTGCCGATGCTGCAGGAGTCACGGCGGCTGTGGCGTGAACTCGAGCAGCACTCGGGCCGGGAGCTCTACCTCGAGGTGGGCGCCCTGTCGATCGCCCAGCCCGACCGGATCGAGATGCGCACGACCCTCGACACCGTGCGCGAGTTCGACCTGCCGCACACCCTCTACGACACCGAGGAGCTGCGTCGCGCCCACCCGAAGCACAACGTGCACGACGGCGACGTCGGGGTTCTCGACCACCACGGCGGCGGCATCCGTACCGAGGTCTCGCTGATGGCTGCGCTCGATCTCGCCGAGGCGGCCGGTGCGCAGCTGCGCTTCCACACCCCGGTGCTCGCGATCGAGGAAGAACCGGGCGGCGTGGTGGTGCGCACCCCGACCGAGGCGATCCGCGCTGACACCGTGATCCTCGCCTCCGGCTCCTGGTCCACACGGCTGGACCCCCGGCTGCACGACCTGTTGCGGTTGCAGGTGCTCGGGCTCACCTGGTTCATGCCCACGGACATCGCCGACTTCCTCCCCGAGCGCTTCCCCGCGTTCCTGCGCGACGTGGGCCCCGTGCACTTCTTCGGAGCGCCGAGCCTCGACGGATACTCGATCAAGGCGAGCAGCAACCCGACCTGGCCGGTCGCCCGCGACGTCGACGAGGTTCCGCGGGAGTACACGCGACACGAACTCGCGAAGATCGGGCAGCAGGCGAAGGAGTTCTTCCCGTCGTTGAACCCCGAGCCCGTGCGCTCCAGCGTGCACCACTGTGCCTACACGCCCGATCGCACCCCGATCGTCGACGTGAGCGAGAGCGAGCGGGTCGTGACGGTGACCGGTCTCTCGGGCCACGGCTTCAAGTTCGCGCCCGTGCTCGGGGAATGGGCCGCTCGGCTCGCCACGCAGCCGGGCGGCGCCGGCATCGACCCGCACTTCTCGCTGGCCGCCCACCTCGACCGGTTGGCGACCGTCGGTCCGTACCGCGGCGGCGGTCACTGAGCCGCGTTCCGGGCTCCGCTGTTCGGTCACGGACCGACAAGCGCGCCGCACGGGCAGTCAAACCCCGCTCGGCCCCCGAGCACAGACTCGAACTGCGCGATGAACCTGTCGCGCACCCCATCGTGAGGAGACAGTGATGTCGGAGAACGCCCCGGTTCTGGACGAGGCCGCCCTGTTGGAGCGCGTCGGCGCCCCCGAAGGTCAGGGCCGCGAAGTGGTCGACGCGGCGACGCGCGAACCGATCGGCCGGGCGCCCGTGCATACGGTCGAGGAGCTCGACGCCGCGGTCGCGCGGGCGAAGGCGGCGCAGCCCGGGTGGGATGCACTTGGCCATGCGGAGCGCAGTGCGCTCCTGAACCGGGTGGCCGATGCGATCGACGCGAACGCCGAGCCGCTCGCCCGGCTGCTCTCGCGCGAGCAGGGCAAGCCGCTCAACGGGCCGAATGCCCGCTTCGAGGTGGGCGCGTGCTCCGCGTGGCTGCGCACCGCCGCCGCGACGCCCCTCGAGCCGGAGACCGTGGTGGACGACGGCGAGACCCATGCCGAGCTCCACTACCGCGCGATCGGCGTGGTCGGTGCGATCGGACCGTGGAACTGGCCCCTCATGATCGGCATCTGGCAGATCGCTCCGGCGTTGCGCATGGGCAACACGGTCGTCGTGAAGCCGAGCGGATACACGACGCTGAGTGTGCTGGCGCTGATCGAGGTCATGAACCGGGTGCTCCCCCGCGATGTGCTCATCGGTGTCGCCGGAGACCGCGAGGTGGGGGCGAGGATCGCCTCCCACCCCGACATCGGCAAGGTCATGTTCACGGGTTCGACGGCGACCGGGCGCAGCATCGTCGAGAGCTCGGCGCAGAACCTCGCCCGCCTCACGCTCGAGCTCGGTGGCAATGACGCGGGGATCGTGCTGCCGGGCGTCGACGCGACGGCGATCGCGCAGGACCTCTTCTGGGGCGCGTTCATCAATACGGGACAGACGTGTGCGGCGCTCAAGCGCCTCTACGTGCACGACTCCGTCTACGACGAGGTCGTCGACGCGCTGGCCGATGTCGCTCGGCAGACCCCGATGGGCAACGGCCTGGATGAGCAGAACGTGCTCGGTCCGCTGCAGAACCGCGCCCAGTTCGAGATCGTGCGCGACCTGGTCGACGACGCGGCGCGCAACGGCGGCCGGATCGTCACGGGTGGTGCACCGGCGACGGAGCTCGGGGCGCTCTTCTACCCGATCACGCTCGTCGCCGACGTGACCGACGGGGTGGCCCTCGTCGACGAGGAGCAGTTCGGTCCCGCGCTGCCGATCATCCGGTACACCGATGTGGACGAGGCGATCGCCAGCGCCAACGGCCTCGATGTCGGCCTCGGGGCGTCGGTCTGGGGTGAGCGCGAGGAGGCGCGGAAGGTCGCCGCGCGCATCCAGGCCGGAACCGTGTGGATCAACTCGCACGGCGGTGTGCATCCGATGATCCCGTTCGGCGGTCACAAGTCGTCGGGCTACGGCCTCGAGTTCGGGGTCGAGGGTCTCAAGTCGGTCGCCGTGCCGCAGGTCATCAACGGCTGAGTGACAGGGTGCGCGGCCCGTGGCCGCGCACCCTTCTCGGCAGGGGCGTCAGCTGATCGCGACGCGGATGCGGTCCGCGAGGAACTCCAGGTCGGCCTTCGTGAGATCCGTGACCGCGTAGGCGGTCGGCCAGACGGTGCCGTCGTCGAGGTTCGAGATGGGCTCGAAACCGAACGTGCCGTAGCGCACCTTGAACTTGCTCGCGGGCTGGAAGAAGCAGAGCACCTTGCCGTCGCGACCCCACGCCGGCATCCCGTAGTAGGTGCGGGGCACGAGCTCAGGGGCGACCTCGGAGACGAGGGCGTGCAGCTTGTTCGAGAGAGCCTGGTCTTCGGGCGTCAGCCTCTCGATCGCCTCCTTGATGTCGGCCTCACCCGCGGCGCGCAGCTCTTCGGGCGACTTCTTCGCCCGGGAACGACGGGTGCGGGCCTCCTTCGCGGCGGCCTGCATGGCTTCGCGTTCCTCGGCGCTGAAGTTCTTCTCTTTCTCGGCCATGGTCGGTCCTCTCGATGTGCTGCTGGTGTGGGATTCAGACTACGTACGCTCGGCCGCGGTGTGCTTCTCGATTCGTGATCGATCCTCGACGGCACCTCGACTGCCAGACTGACGCCATGACGACAGTCTTCACCGGCCGTATCCGTCCGCTCGTCCCGAGCGCCGACGCCGAAGTGGAGGCGATGGTCGTCCACGACGGCACGATCGTCGCCGTCGGGACGACGGACGACCTCCTCCGCCGCTTCCCGGATGCCGAGACCACAGCCCTCGACGGCTGGGTCATGCCCGGTCTGATCGAGCCGCACGGGCATCCGGGCTTCTCCGCGATCCTGCTCTCCGATCTCGTGGTCGACCTCCGTCCCGTCGTGATCCCCGAGGCGGAAGGCGTCCTCGCGGCGCTCCGAGCGGCGGTGGCGGATGCCGGCGGCGAAGCCGTCTTCGCGAACGGGTGGGATGCTCTGCTGCAGCGTGGACTGCCCGACCCCGACATCCGTTTCCTCGACGAGCTCGCGGGCAACGTGCCCCTCGTCGTCATCCACAACTCCGGTCATTCCGTGTACTTCAACACCGCGGCCGCGCTCGCCGCAGGCATCGATCGGGAAACCCCCGATCCGGTCGGCGCCTCGTTCGGCCGTGATGCCGCGGGGGAGCTCACGGGCGTCGCCCTCGAGGCCGCGGCGGTCGAGCAGGTCGTGGCGCCGATGCTCGCGAAGGCGCAGGAGCATCTCCCCCGGATCCTCCCCGCGCACCTGCACGACCTGGCATCCCGGGGCATCACGACGGTGTCGGACCTGTCGTGGAACCCCGACCTCAACCCGCTCATCGATGCTCTCCGGGCGCAGGGTGCGATGCCGGTGCGGCTGCGGTGGTACGAGATGTCCCGCCCCGGCGGAGTCGTGGCTCCGCCGAGTGACGGCGATCCCGTGTTCCGTCAGACAGGGGTGAAGACCTGGTCCGACGGCTCTCCGTGGGTGGGCAACATCGCCACCTCCTTCCCCTACCTCGACACCCCGGCGACCCGCTCCCTCGGGCTCGAACCGCATCACATCGGACACGCGAACTACACGGCCGAACAGCTGCGCGCGATCGCCGAACCCTATGCCGCCGCGGGCTGGCAGCTCGCCTGCCATGTGCACGGTGACCTCGCGATCGACGCGACGCTCGACGTGTATGAGCAGCTCATCCGGCAGCACGGGCTCACCGACCACCGCTTCCGCCTCGAGCACTGCGGGGCCATGACACCCGTGCAGTTCGAGCGCGCGGCGGCCCTCGGCGTCACCGTCAGTCTCTTCGTCGACCACATCACCTACTGGGGAGAGGTGCTGGTCGACGACCTCTTCGGCCCGGAGCACGGTGGTGCCTGGGCCGATGCCGGTGCCGCCTTCGCCGCCGGTCACCGGGCGACCTTCCACAACGACGGCTGGGTCACCCCCAACGAGCCCTTCCGCAACATGGCCGTCGCCGAGACCCGCACCACGCGCAACGGATATCGGATGCCCGGCGGCACGGCGGCCACCCGCGAGCAGGCCCTCCTCGCCCACACCACGAACGCGGCGTGGCAGCTCCTCAGCGAGCATGAGGTGGGTGCGCTGGCACCCGGACTCCTCGGCGACTTCATCGTGGTCGACCGCGATCCCCTCACGGTCTCGGCCGAAGACCTCGCCGCGACGCGGGTGATGGCGACCTACGTGGGCGGCGTCCGGGTCGTCTGACACGCGGTCATCCGGGGTCCCCGCTGCCGGATAGTGTGTGATCCATGGACCTGCGTGTCGCGGCGTACGCGGTCGTCACCGATGACGACGGGCGTCTGCTGTTGGCGCGGTGGACCGAGGGCCGTCGCGTCGCGTGGACCATGCC is a genomic window of Microbacterium maritypicum containing:
- the solA gene encoding N-methyl-L-tryptophan oxidase, which encodes MSAQVRKRIVIVGLGAVGALAAWRLSQRDDVEVVGIEQYGKVHDRGSYAGESRVFRTAYHEGGRYVPMLQESRRLWRELEQHSGRELYLEVGALSIAQPDRIEMRTTLDTVREFDLPHTLYDTEELRRAHPKHNVHDGDVGVLDHHGGGIRTEVSLMAALDLAEAAGAQLRFHTPVLAIEEEPGGVVVRTPTEAIRADTVILASGSWSTRLDPRLHDLLRLQVLGLTWFMPTDIADFLPERFPAFLRDVGPVHFFGAPSLDGYSIKASSNPTWPVARDVDEVPREYTRHELAKIGQQAKEFFPSLNPEPVRSSVHHCAYTPDRTPIVDVSESERVVTVTGLSGHGFKFAPVLGEWAARLATQPGGAGIDPHFSLAAHLDRLATVGPYRGGGH
- a CDS encoding aldehyde dehydrogenase family protein, yielding MSENAPVLDEAALLERVGAPEGQGREVVDAATREPIGRAPVHTVEELDAAVARAKAAQPGWDALGHAERSALLNRVADAIDANAEPLARLLSREQGKPLNGPNARFEVGACSAWLRTAAATPLEPETVVDDGETHAELHYRAIGVVGAIGPWNWPLMIGIWQIAPALRMGNTVVVKPSGYTTLSVLALIEVMNRVLPRDVLIGVAGDREVGARIASHPDIGKVMFTGSTATGRSIVESSAQNLARLTLELGGNDAGIVLPGVDATAIAQDLFWGAFINTGQTCAALKRLYVHDSVYDEVVDALADVARQTPMGNGLDEQNVLGPLQNRAQFEIVRDLVDDAARNGGRIVTGGAPATELGALFYPITLVADVTDGVALVDEEQFGPALPIIRYTDVDEAIASANGLDVGLGASVWGEREEARKVAARIQAGTVWINSHGGVHPMIPFGGHKSSGYGLEFGVEGLKSVAVPQVING
- a CDS encoding amidohydrolase; protein product: MTTVFTGRIRPLVPSADAEVEAMVVHDGTIVAVGTTDDLLRRFPDAETTALDGWVMPGLIEPHGHPGFSAILLSDLVVDLRPVVIPEAEGVLAALRAAVADAGGEAVFANGWDALLQRGLPDPDIRFLDELAGNVPLVVIHNSGHSVYFNTAAALAAGIDRETPDPVGASFGRDAAGELTGVALEAAAVEQVVAPMLAKAQEHLPRILPAHLHDLASRGITTVSDLSWNPDLNPLIDALRAQGAMPVRLRWYEMSRPGGVVAPPSDGDPVFRQTGVKTWSDGSPWVGNIATSFPYLDTPATRSLGLEPHHIGHANYTAEQLRAIAEPYAAAGWQLACHVHGDLAIDATLDVYEQLIRQHGLTDHRFRLEHCGAMTPVQFERAAALGVTVSLFVDHITYWGEVLVDDLFGPEHGGAWADAGAAFAAGHRATFHNDGWVTPNEPFRNMAVAETRTTRNGYRMPGGTAATREQALLAHTTNAAWQLLSEHEVGALAPGLLGDFIVVDRDPLTVSAEDLAATRVMATYVGGVRVV